A region of uncultured Desulfobacter sp. DNA encodes the following proteins:
- the lpxB gene encoding lipid-A-disaccharide synthase, whose translation MNNSHGLARSADPVTLSATRCNFDIKSARHVMILTGEPSGDFHGAALVRSLKHLCPGIRITGIGGKAMAEQGADIFFPIDRLSAMGLVQVIKQIGAIKQAFSLVKRRLRTDPPDAVVLIDYPGFNLKTAAFIKQHYDIPVCYYIAPKVWAWNAKRLDTIAKVTDHVALIFPFEIPIYKAKKISATYVGNPLVDEYPQSLPVSGKDKRTDLSDNLVVGMLPGSRTAEIDNLLPVMLDAAGIIAQKIPHARFLISSGIKRHEERIENIVSHHPNGKLCRVVTGRPKQIFDQACLLVAASGTVTLEAALNLVPTVIIYKMSFVAYRLALLLVKTEFVGLANLIVGSQVMPELLQDNANSRTISETVLAMLPELDSHRQKLRQVRKRLGLPGAPKRAAAIILNLIHKNDTKNRKYLPMP comes from the coding sequence ATGAATAACAGCCATGGGCTGGCCAGGTCTGCGGATCCCGTGACTTTGTCCGCAACGCGTTGTAACTTTGATATAAAAAGTGCCCGGCACGTCATGATCCTTACCGGTGAGCCTTCCGGAGACTTCCACGGGGCAGCCCTGGTGCGGTCTTTAAAACATCTTTGCCCCGGAATCCGGATTACAGGCATTGGCGGTAAAGCCATGGCAGAGCAGGGGGCAGATATTTTCTTTCCCATTGACAGGCTGTCAGCCATGGGACTTGTCCAAGTCATCAAACAAATAGGCGCCATCAAACAGGCTTTTTCCCTTGTCAAGCGACGATTAAGAACAGATCCCCCTGATGCTGTTGTGCTCATTGACTATCCGGGCTTTAATCTGAAAACCGCGGCCTTCATCAAACAGCATTATGATATTCCTGTCTGCTATTATATCGCGCCGAAAGTCTGGGCCTGGAATGCAAAACGCCTGGATACCATTGCAAAAGTTACGGATCATGTGGCACTGATCTTTCCCTTTGAAATCCCCATTTATAAAGCAAAAAAAATATCTGCCACCTATGTGGGAAATCCCTTGGTGGATGAATACCCCCAAAGCCTGCCGGTTTCAGGCAAAGATAAAAGAACCGATTTGTCAGATAATCTGGTTGTCGGTATGCTTCCCGGTTCAAGGACTGCTGAAATTGACAACCTTCTTCCGGTTATGCTGGATGCCGCAGGCATTATTGCCCAAAAAATCCCCCATGCCAGGTTTCTTATTTCATCAGGTATTAAACGGCATGAAGAACGCATTGAAAATATTGTTTCTCACCACCCGAACGGTAAGTTATGCCGGGTTGTAACAGGACGGCCCAAGCAGATTTTTGACCAGGCCTGTCTTTTGGTTGCCGCATCGGGAACCGTTACGCTGGAAGCGGCGTTAAATCTTGTGCCCACTGTCATCATCTATAAAATGTCCTTTGTGGCCTACCGGCTTGCACTGCTGCTTGTGAAAACTGAATTCGTAGGTCTTGCCAATCTGATTGTGGGCAGCCAGGTGATGCCGGAGCTGCTCCAGGACAACGCCAATTCCCGGACCATCAGTGAAACTGTATTAGCAATGCTTCCTGAACTTGACAGTCATAGGCAGAAACTGCGCCAGGTTCGCAAACGGTTAGGCCTGCCGGGTGCTCCGAAACGTGCGGCAGCTATTATACTTAACCTGATTCACAAAAATGATACAAAAAACAGAAAATATCTGCCAATGCCCTAA